A stretch of DNA from Kazachstania africana CBS 2517 chromosome 3, complete genome:
GCGTCGTTATCCAATTAGGTACATGTTTGAGAGTCATGCTAGGAACTGAGGACAAAAATTTGCTAAATTACAACGTAtctcttttattattaatgcTATTTACCATGGCCATAGAAATACCCACTATTATTGTCTTTTTGCACAATGTCTCAATCGGATGGGAAGCTACATTTAACTCGCATCACAATTCTATGTCAATATTACCTATAGTCATGCTTGTCAGTTCGAATTCCAACTTTAACATGCCACATTTTGGTAAAAGTTCAATTGACTGGCATGCTATTTCAGCTTTATTAGGTTACATGAGTATTTTTTCGTTAATTTATGGAATTAGGAATTTATACTGGATTCATTATATCCTGAACATAGTATTTTGTTGGCTTTTTTATGGGTCTATTATGAACTATGTAAACGCTATATAGAAAAGTTAAGGGTTAGGATCATTTAGTCCTGAAGAGTTAGTATCCGCATTTATATTCTCAAtggtttcattttcatttatcCAGAAATTTCTTGCATCTTTGTCAGCTTCAGTATTTGGAGTATATAAATCATCAGCAAGAGAAGAATCGTCAAGATCACTTGAATCTGAATTGCTCTTTTGCCATTTCGTTCTTGTCAATTCATAGAAGGCATTCTTCTCTAAGTCATCGATTTTTGTGACTTCACTTCTTGGAGAGCTCCTAATTTGGAATGAATGATTACTGTCCCCGTCATTTGGATGGAATCCAGTGCCGTCACTTTGGGTGTAATCTGAGAGATAACTGTTTGAAATAGTTGTTGTAgacatattattatttgctGATGCCCACATTGACGATAGTGGTAAGGAAAGTACCACCAACAATGTACTTATGGTAATTAAGACATCCGTACTCTCGGTTGAGCTTAAACTGTAGGCTAAAATGACTATTATTGATGGGACTAAAAGTGATTGACACGTCATGATTAATAAGATATGGAAGCTATCGAATTGTTTGAGACCAAGATAACGTCTTGATCTAATTGCTACCAATAACTTGACAACTAGGGTGAAAGTCATGAAGTTAATTGAAGAGGAGAATAAAATGAACCCGATATTGTAATATTTAGGGTTCACGTAGGACCCATTATATGATGAGATAATAGATTTTATGGCGTATGTCAATAACATTCCGACAGTTGAAATTCCCAGTAAGGTAGAAAGGGCAATAAGCATCAAactatatttttgaatgttATTATTAGCACCAGTAAACATAATTCTAATTTGGAAGACGAGTGAACATTCAATACAGGCCACTAAAAGTACGTCGAACATACTTGCAGCATTAgatatattcaaatcatACCTACTAACCAATTGTGGGAACAGCGTTAAGTAATAGGTAACTGAGGTAGAATTAGAGAATAGATATTTAAAGTAAAGTCCCGAATGTATGATAATGAGTATTAaagatatttgatttattatgAAGATTGgagttttcttctttttagAAACTAGCCACATTACTATTGTCGTTAATGTTGCACATCCACATCTTACACCGAACAAAATACCTTCTctgattttttcatttactATGTCATTAAGATAGTCAAATGTTATTGCAGTGTCATTACCATATATGGATGTATAGAGTAGTATGCTTTGAGTTGGATCGTAAGAGGGATCATAAACTAAAGAACTAATATTGTAGTCTGCCATAGACATTTTGAGCGATACTCCATTAAACTTGTAACAGACTTACCACATGTCTGTTCTCTGATACGGATgcttttatatatatttgtaaGTAAGCATCGCTTGGCTGCATTTACTGTCATCGCTGTTTCATGTAATATGCCTAATCGGGCAATTTacatgatttttttttcaatgggCAAAACCTCAAAAAGACTCAAACCTGTCAGTCAATAAAAAAGCGTGCAGAGATGGACAACTTGCATGGAGCAGCTTGGAATTTGATGCTTACgtatatttttgtttgcTATGGGGACAATTGACTCGTGGATTATTTCAATAGGTTTTTGTGTTACTGATAAGAGTGTTACAAAAAATGGAGCCATAGTTGATCAATTCGAGGCATGCGTTTTGAACGCATTTCCTCATTCAGTAAAATAATGAGCTTATTATGTTTCAGATGTATGAAAGTAAAACAATATATTCTCCTATTTGATTGTTTATTACTCAACCTGGAGACTAAGCTGCATGGATTACCTTCCATTGCAATCTTTCGAAATTACGCTCAATTAACATAACACTTCAGACATTATAACCCGATATCTACACACATTTCTATACAGCTTAGCTGGAAGTATGACTCGCTGACGTTCAAGTCTGACACCATCTTTTAGTTGgcctttttttttttttaatcaaatttttgggATATGAGGCGAAAATAGGTGAATTTATTATAGTGAAAGCCACTCTTTTCACAAGCATCccagaagaaagagagaaacGAGTAATCGCTTGAAATTTGGAATGGGTTCCACTTCTGATTCCTACTCATCTAGCCAGGAAACACTGGCTACTTTAGAAAGTAATACAATTTATGATTTCATTCCTTCGTATATCAATCTAGGCTTccaaaaagaattaaagcTTAAAATCATTCGTGATACTACCAATCCCGTTGTACTGGAAATATTGGgttctgaaaaatttggattcaTTGAGAATAAAGTTAGAAGTAAGTGTTGGCACTGTCTTTTG
This window harbors:
- the STE2 gene encoding alpha-factor pheromone receptor STE2 (similar to Saccharomyces cerevisiae STE2 (YFL026W); ancestral locus Anc_8.45), whose product is MSMADYNISSLVYDPSYDPTQSILLYTSIYGNDTAITFDYLNDIVNEKIREGILFGVRCGCATLTTIVMWLVSKKKKTPIFIINQISLILIIIHSGLYFKYLFSNSTSVTYYLTLFPQLVSRYDLNISNAASMFDVLLVACIECSLVFQIRIMFTGANNNIQKYSLMLIALSTLLGISTVGMLLTYAIKSIISSYNGSYVNPKYYNIGFILFSSSINFMTFTLVVKLLVAIRSRRYLGLKQFDSFHILLIMTCQSLLVPSIIVILAYSLSSTESTDVLITISTLLVVLSLPLSSMWASANNNMSTTTISNSYLSDYTQSDGTGFHPNDGDSNHSFQIRSSPRSEVTKIDDLEKNAFYELTRTKWQKSNSDSSDLDDSSLADDLYTPNTEADKDARNFWINENETIENINADTNSSGLNDPNP